A segment of the Longimicrobium sp. genome:
GCTCATGGAAAGGATAACGGCGCGCAGGGGTGACCACGCGATGCTCGGTGCTTCGGGGCTGGCCACCAGCGGCGGTGAGTAGATCCCTCGGGCGCCGCCGGGCTTCCGTGCATAACGAGGTCACTCGCCGCGGCGCCGCTCGGGATGACATCGTCGCGGGAAGGAAGGCTCACCGTTCGACCACCACGCACTTCGCACTTCGCACCTCGCACTTCGCACTTTCCGGCTCTCGCACTTTCTCACTCCCGGCCTTAGAATCCCGCCCCATGGCAAGCTTCCAGGCACTCCCCGGCTTCCGGGACTTCTACCCGGAGGACCTCGCGGTCCGCGCGTACATCTTCGGCGTGTGGCGCGACGTGGCGCGGCGGTACGGCTTCCAGGAGTACGACGGGCCGCCGCTGGAGCCGCTCGAGCTGTACACCGAGAAGTCGGGGCCCGAGATCGTCCAGCAGCTCTACAACTTCACCGACAAGGGAGGGCGCGAGGTGGCGCTGCGCCCCGAGATGACGCCCACGCTGGCCCGCATGGCCGGCGCGCGCGCCGGGGGCCTGCGCAAGCCGATCAAGTGGTTCTCGCTCCCCCAGCTCTTCCGCTACGAGCGGCAGCAGCGCGGGCGGCTGCGCGAGCACTTCCAGCTCAACCTGGACATCATCGGCGAGGACGACGTCTCGGCCGACGCGGAGCTGCTGGCGGCGGCCATCGACATCCTGCGCGGCTACGGGCTCTCCGAGAAGGACTTCGTGGCCCGCGTCTCCGACCGCCGCCTGCTGCGCGCGCTCCTGCTGCACGCGGGCGTCCCCGAGGACCGGCTCACGGTCGTCTACAACATCGTCGACAAGCTGGAGCGCGAGACGCGCGAGGCGCTCTCCAGGCGGCTGACCGACGAGGCGGGGCTCGGCGCGGAGGTGGCCGGCGCGGTGCTCGACGTCTTCCGCCACAAGGACTTCGAGGCCCTGAAGGCGGCCTACTTCGGGTCGGCGGACAAAGACGGGTTCTGGATCGAGATCGGCGACGACGGGGATGGCGGGGACGCCCTCGGCCTCTCGTTCCCCGCCGAGCTGGACTTCGAGGACGAAGGCGAGCTGGAGATCCCCGAACGCAGCGAGGCAGACGTCCGGATCATGGGCGAGCTGGTCGAGGCGGTCAACCGGATGGAAGCCTACTTCGGCCACCTGCGCGCGATGGGGCTGGGAGACTTCGTGCGCTTCGACCTGTCGGTGGTGCGCGGGCTGGCGTACTACACGGGGATCGTCTTCGAGCTGTTCGACGTGGCGGGCGAGCTGCGCGCCATCTGCGGCGGCGGGCGCTACGACAACCTGCTGAAGACCGTCTCCGGCGTGGACCTCCCCGCGCTCGGCTTCGGGATGGGCGACGTGGTGCTGAAGGAGCTGCTGGCCGACCGCGGCCTGCTCCCGGCCGCGAAGCACGCGCTCGACTACTACCTGGTGGCGGTGACGCCCGAGCAGCGCGACGCGCTCCTGGGCCTGGCGCACGCGCTGCGCGACGCGGGCAGGTCGGTGGAGTACGCGCTCAGGCACCAGGGCGTCGGCAAGCAGTTCAAGAACGCCTCCGCGCTCGGCGCCCGCCGCGTGGTGGTCCTGGGCCCCGACGAGGTGGCCGAGGGGGTGGCGCAGGTGAAGGACATGGAGACGGGCGAGGAGCGCCGCGTGCCGCTCCTGGAGCTGGTGGCGGCGCCGGGGGCGTAAATCCGCGCGGACGCCGCCCGGTGGTGCCCCCTCCCCCGCGCGGCCTCGGCTGCTCGTTCCTCGCAGCCAGAGGCGCGCTCCCCTCCCCCGCTTCGCGGTAGAGGGGTGAACATATCGCACGCTCGATTACCGTGGACGATGCGAGCAAGATCTCCGGAGCTGGCGGAGCGGGCGAGGCAGCTGCGGCGCGAGGCGACACCGGCGGAGGAGGTGCTCTGGCAGGCGCTGCGGCGCGGGCAGCTCAACGGGCTGCACTTCCGCCGGCAGCACGCGATCGACCGGTTCATCCTCGACTTCTACTGCCCGCGCTACCGGCTGTGTGTCGAAGTGGATGGCGCGGTGCACGAAGGTGACGACCAGCGGGCGCGTGACGCCGAGCGCACGGAGCTGCTCGCCGCGCGCGGGATCACCGTGCTCCGCTTCACCAACAAGGACGTCCTTTCGGACCTCCCGCGAGTCCTGAGGGCGATCACCGCTGCCGCCACGCCGCAAATCTTCCCGGACGAGTAGTTCCCCCTCTCCCGCGCAGCGGGGGAGGGGAGCGCGCCCTCTGGCTGCGAGGAACGAGCAGCCGAGGGTCGCGCGGGGGAGGGGGCACCACCGGCGGCGCCCGCACTGAAGCCCGTGACACGCACCGAATCGGCGTCACCATGCCCGCTGCATCCGAATCCACCACCCTCTGCTACCTGACCGCTACGGAGCTCGCCGCGCGCATCCGCGACGGCGAGCTCTCGTCCGAGGAGGTGGTGCGGGCGCACCTGGAGCGGATCGCGCGGCTGAATCCCCCGCTCAACGCGGTGGTCGACCTGCACGCGGAAGCAGCGCTGGCGCGCTCGCGCGAGGCGGACGCGGCGCTCGCGCGCGGCGAGTGCCGGGGGCGGCTGCACGGGGTGCCCGTCACCATCAAGGACGTGTGGGACGTGGCGGGGATGCGCACCACCTTCGGCTACCCGCCGCTGCGCCGCCACGTGGGCCGGGAAGACGCGTTCGCGGTGTCCCGCCTGCGCGAGGCCGGCGCGGTGGTGCTGGGGATGACCAACGCGCCGCTCGGCTCGTACGACTGGCAGTGCTGGAACCCGCTGTACGGGCGCACGAACAACCCGTGGGACCCCGCGCGCACGCCGGGCGGGAGCAGCGGCGGGAGCGCGGCGGCGGTGGCGGCCGGCTTCTCGGCGCTGGAGCTGGGGAGCGACGCGGCGGGCTCCATCCGCGTCCCCACCCACTTCTGCGGGGCGATCGGGATGAAGCCCACGGAGACGCGCGTCTCGGGGCGCGGCCACGGCAACTTCCCCGGCATCTCCTACTCGCTCCGCCACATCTGCTCGTACGGCCCC
Coding sequences within it:
- the hisS gene encoding histidine--tRNA ligase codes for the protein MASFQALPGFRDFYPEDLAVRAYIFGVWRDVARRYGFQEYDGPPLEPLELYTEKSGPEIVQQLYNFTDKGGREVALRPEMTPTLARMAGARAGGLRKPIKWFSLPQLFRYERQQRGRLREHFQLNLDIIGEDDVSADAELLAAAIDILRGYGLSEKDFVARVSDRRLLRALLLHAGVPEDRLTVVYNIVDKLERETREALSRRLTDEAGLGAEVAGAVLDVFRHKDFEALKAAYFGSADKDGFWIEIGDDGDGGDALGLSFPAELDFEDEGELEIPERSEADVRIMGELVEAVNRMEAYFGHLRAMGLGDFVRFDLSVVRGLAYYTGIVFELFDVAGELRAICGGGRYDNLLKTVSGVDLPALGFGMGDVVLKELLADRGLLPAAKHALDYYLVAVTPEQRDALLGLAHALRDAGRSVEYALRHQGVGKQFKNASALGARRVVVLGPDEVAEGVAQVKDMETGEERRVPLLELVAAPGA
- a CDS encoding endonuclease domain-containing protein, with product MRARSPELAERARQLRREATPAEEVLWQALRRGQLNGLHFRRQHAIDRFILDFYCPRYRLCVEVDGAVHEGDDQRARDAERTELLAARGITVLRFTNKDVLSDLPRVLRAITAAATPQIFPDE